The DNA region AAATCACGATTTTTTAAATTCTCCTTCGTGTCTACCACACTCGTTATTTAATTTAGGGAAAGATAAGTAAAATGGGATTTTTTGACTCAGAGATCGTTCAACAAGAAGCTCAAAGTCTATTTACGGATTATCAAAACCTCGTGCAGCTGGGTAGCGAGTTCGGTAAGTTTGACCGCGAAGGGAAGAAGATGTATATCCAGCAGATGGAAGGGGTGATGGATCGCTACAAGATTTTTATGAAGCGGTTTGAACTTTCTGATGATTTTATGGCGCAGATGGCTGTGGAGCAGATGAAAACTCAGCTTGGCCAGTTTGGCATGACGCCTCAACAAATGTTTGATCAAATGAATATGACTCTTGAGCGCATGAAGGCTCAGATTCCTGACTAATGGTGGTCACTAAAACCATTGCCTTTGATTTTGATGGCGTGCTGTGTGATGGTCTGGCGGAATATTTTCATTCGTCGGCGATCGCCTGTGAAGAGGTTTTCCAAGTTCGCTTAGCCCAAGAGAGATTAGAGCAAATCCGTCCTGCCTTTTATGAGCTGCGTCCAGTTATCGAAACAGGTTGGGAAATGGTTGCACTTATTGGCATATTGTTGGAAGGTAGCGAAACACAGATTATTTGGCGAGATTGGCAGAAAACTCTTAGGACTGCTCTCAACAATTGGGGTCTCACTAAGAAGGCATTCATGGTGGCATTAGATGATGTGCGCGATCGCCAAATTACGACGGAGCTAGACAATTGGTTATCCTTCCATCGTTTTTATGATGGGATGTCTGCTTGCATAGCCCAATTACTTGCCGACCACAAGACCAAGGTTTATATCATTACGACGAAGGAAGCTCGTTTTGCTCATCAATTATTGAGACACCAGGATATCCATTTTCCGAGGGGAAATATTTTTGGCAAAGAGACAAAACAGCCAAAAACTCAAATTCTTAAACAGCTTTCAAATGGTGATTTATCTCCCTTTTGGTTTATCGAAGATCGTTTAAAAACCTTGGAGAAAGTACAACAAGATCCAGAGCTTAAATATTTGAAATTATTTCTCGCTACTTGGGGCTACAATCGACCGACTGACTGTGAGAATTTAGTGTCGAAAAATATTACAGCGGTAGATTTAGCGGCTTGGCCAATGGCAATTGCACAATTTTTAGCAGCTTAAACTGGTAAAGTCTGGGTAACATTTAACGCACTATTGAGCTGGTTTATTTGTGGCTGGTATGTCTTTCGACCCAAAAATCACAGAGGATGGCTCCTACACATACTTTTCAGAGGAATTTCAGGAGCATTATCATTCGTTTGCGGGTGCAAAGCGGGAGGCTGAGGAGAAGTTCCTGATTCCCTGTCGGATTGCAGTGCAGGCTCAAACAAAACCCAAATTACGTTTGCTCGATATTTGCTATGGACTAGGACATAATACGGCAGCTTCTCTGACGGAAATTTGGCGGGTAAATCCAGAGTGTGAGGTCGAAGTAATTGCTTTAGAAAATGACCCGGCGATCGCCTCTGCTGCTTGCCAAAATAATTTACTGAGTCCTTGGTCTCCAGTGGTAGCAGAACTTCTGGGAGAACTCAGCCAAGCGTTTTCGCTACAAACATCTCAGCTCAAAGCACAATTACTCATTGGGGATGCCCGCCAAACAATACAACAGGCGATCGCCCAAGGATTTAAAGCAGATGCCATTTTTCTGGATCCTTTTTCTCCACCGAAATGTCCCCAACTTTGGACTATTGAATTTTTTCAGCTCATTGCTCAGTGCTTAGACGATCAAGGCTATGTCGCGACCTATTCCTGTGCTGCGGCAATACGACAGGCTATGACTCTCGCTAACCTGAAATTTGGAGGGACTCCTGGTGTTGGACGGCGATCGCCAGGGACTTTGGCGCGCTTTATCACTAAAGAGCTGCAACCTGTCTCGCAGCAAGAAGCAGAGCATCTCCAAACTCGGGCAGCTATTCCCTATCGCGACCCAACATTAATGGGCGATCGCCAAACGATTTTAGAGCAACGAATCTTAGAGCAAAATCAGACTGACCTTGAATCCACGAGTCAATGGAAAAAACGTTGGCTAAAAAAATTGGCGACTGATACAAAAACGACGCTCCCTTAGGAAACGTCGTCAAAATTCTAATCAGCTTTTTGGGATGGTAAAAAATTATTCGCGATCAAGCCCGAAGTTTTGACCAACATAGAGAGAGCGGCTTTGTCCGCCTTGTCCCATCAGGATTTGTTGGTTTTGAACGGATAACAATTTCCAGTTGCTCGCGCCAATATTTTCGCCAACTCTAAATCTTTGGGTTACACCATTGATGTTGAATAAAGCTGCAGAGCGATCGCCGGATTCGAGAACGCCAACAAGAGTGTAAACCTCTTTTGCAGCAGCAGGTGGTGCGGGTAATGTGGGTACAACTGCTTGGATATCAGGAGTAACTGGGGGAACCGCTTCAGGAGCCGTAGGTGCTGGCGCTTGAATTTGAGGTGCGATCACCTGAGGTGCCGGAGTGATTGGTGCTGTCGCGTTGGGAAGAGGCTGCCGCGCATTAGCAGAAATCTCTGGTGGATAAACGGGAACATAAATCCGTTCAATCACTTGGGGACTTTGGGCGGAAGGTTGTTGATCCGTGGTGCTTGGTACTGCGCCTTGGGAAGGTTGTGCCGGATTTACCGGAATTGCTTGGGGTGATCGCTGGCGATCAATATTATCTAAAGCCCGTCTTACATAATCTGCAAAAATTGGCTCCGTAGCTGTCGCTGCGGTTGTTTCTGTGGCAACCTCAACAACGGGCGTGGGCTGAATCAAAAATTGCGGTACGCGCAGCCGATCATTAACAGCCATCCATAGGGCTACACCAATTAAAGATGCGCAAGAGCCCATAAACAAAAGTCTTTCGGAATAGTAACCCCAGCCCCGTTTAATAACGAATTCTTTATTCTCATCTGACTCTTCTGTAAAGGGAGTCCCCTCTAAATCAATCTGGGGAACAACAAGGGATTGCAGAGAGGTGTAATCACTTTGAGGAGCCGCTTGAATTTTCGCGCTTGTCTTTTTCCCACTCAGGAGATCATCAATGTCAGAAAAGACATCGTCCATGAGGCGATCTGCATCTTCTTCGGCAGACCATGAGGAAGCAGTGGGAGGATTAACGGAACTGACGCGGGACTCGTTCATATCACCAAAAAAGATCTGAAAGTGCTGTCATTTTAACTTGCTATAGATTAGCAAATTGTGAAATGGGGATTAGACATTATTTTTAATGCTTTATCGCCACGATACCAAGAGTTTACTGGCATTCTTTACAATCCTAATCTTGTTTTGTCAGAACGCAACCTAAATACTTGAGATTTTATGACGACTTTGGTTACTAGGTTGCATGATGTTGACGTTTAGATATTAGAAATTCTCAAGAAATGGCGCTATGGAGAACAGCAAAAATCAATTGATTTGGATAGTTTTTATTAAAAAAATCACATCTCCCTTTACACTGTTGATGTTTTGTAAATCAAGTTTTTAAAGGAATATAGTCCCATGGAGCATCGTGGCGTAACAGTTTGGTTCACAGGTCTTAGCGGTGCGGGCAAGACAACGATTAGTCAGCAGATCGCCAAGCGTCTTAAGAAAGCTGGCTGTAAGCTTGAAGTTTTAGATGGCGATATTGTCCGTACAAATCTCACTAAAGGTTTAGGGTTTAGCAAAGAAGACCGAGATGAAAATATTCGTCGTATTGGTTTTGTTTCACATCTTCTCACCCGTAATGGCGTGATTGTCCTTGTTTCTGCGATCTCTCCCTATCGCGAAATTCGCCAGGAAGTCCGTGAGCGAGTCGGCGATTTTGTCGAAGTATTTGCTAATGCTCCCTTGGCTGAATGCGAAAAGCGTGATGTTAAGGGTTTATATAAGCGTGCTCGTGCAGGAGAAATTAAAGGTTTTACTGGTATTGATGATCCTTATGAAGCTCCTGAAAGTCCTGAAGTTGAGTGTCGTACAGACCTCGAAGAGCTAAAAGAAAGTGTTGAAAAAGTTTTAGCTAAGCTCACTGAGTTAGGCTATCTTTCTGCTTAATTATCTTTTTCTCGAAAATCCCAAATAAAAGCTCAATTGGTAGCCTATTCAACAATCCTCCTAAGTTTGGGGGATTTTTTGTTGCAATTTACTTCAATCTATAAAAAAGTTTGGATTTGAAGTCTGGGACGATGTATGAGGGATATGAGATATGACTGAAGACTAACCACACTGGGGAAAGTGTATAAAAAGCCCATTTAGAAAAGTTTTGATGGTTTGGCGTTGCCAGTATATTTTGGACAACCTCTCTTTTTTTGGGAATGATGTATCAGATAATTTTATGAATGTAGGTCAAACACAAGTGGGTGATTCTGAGGCTTCTGAGCCATTACGGAGTGTCCATACTCAAAATTTTCGCGACATCTTAGTTGAGTGTGGGATTTCTCTTGTTATTTCGACCTATCAAGCAGACAAAGTCGTCGTTGTTCGAGCAGATCGGCAGGAACTTAATACGCATTTTCGAGTGTTTGAGCAGCCAATGGGGATTGCTGCGGATCATGAAAGGTTGGCACTCGGTACAGCTTTTGAGGTTTGGGAATTACGGAATGTTCCTGCGGTAGCGCAAAAACTCGATCCACCTCAGAAACATGATGCTTGTTATTTACCTCGCGATCGCCACATTACTGGGGATATTGATATTCATGAGATGGCGTACTGCAAAGATGAGTTGTGGTTTGTGAATACGCAGTTTTCTTGTCTCTGCACACTCGACCGAAAAAATAGTTTTGTACCCCGTTGGCGACCGCCATTTATTTCGGCCTATGATTTGGGCGATCGCTGCCACTTGAATGGCTTGGGTGTACGTGACCAAAAACCTCGTTACATTACAGCCCTCGGTGAAACAAATACCCCTCAGGGTTGGCGTGGTAATAAGCGTAGTGGCGGGATTTTAATGGACATCACAACGAATGAAACCTTGGCTCGTGGATTATCAATGCCTCATTCACCGCGCTGGTATCGCGATCGTCTCTGGGTTTTAGAGTCAGGTTATGGCAGTCTTTCCACGTTTAATTTCAAAACCGGCAAACTTGAAACGATTGTTCAGTTACCCGGTTTTACTCGTGGTTTGAGTTTTTGGGGGCCATTGGCGTTTGTGGGGCTGTCTCAAGTCCGCGAAACAGCTATTTTTAGTGGTTTACCCATTACTGAAAGTATGGATTCTCGTTACTGTGGTGTGTGGGTCGTGAATATTGAAACGGCACAGATCATTGCCTTTTTGAGATTTGAGGATGCAGTGCAAGAAATTTTTGCAGTATCTATTTTGTCAGGAGTTCGTTATCCAGAGTTAATCAATTGGGATAAAACGCTCCTCAGCTCGACGTTTATTTTGCCTGATGAGGCGATCGCCGAAGTTGATTTTTCAACACTCAGTACATTTTAAATTCAGTAGGGTGAGGAAAATATGTCATTAATTTACTCCACTAAGACTGATTTGAATTTTCTGTCGGACGATCGCCGAAGTGGATTTTTCAAATCTTAGTACGTTTTAGATTGAGTAGAGTGATGGAGACATGTCCATTAGCTTAAGAGGATTTCTGAAAAGTCTGGTTTCAGGCTAATTGCCTCAATAGCAGACGTATAGAAGCAATGTAAATCGAAGCTTCTGCACTCTCTGTTGAACACTCATAATCATGACTCCAACGCCTGCACCAATAGAACCAGTCAAATGTTCTTTCTATAGCAGTGGATGGATAGCTTTGGAATAAGGAGAGAAGTATATATCTAGATTAAAAATGCCAGTTGCTGATAGTGATGACCTACGTCGGAAAGCTCTTGCTGCGATAGCACTAGGTATCCTGAAAAAAGATGTCTGTGAAATGTTCAGTATTGGTCTTAATAGCCTTTATCTCTGGATACAACAGACTAGAGCAAACAGGAAGTTTTACAGAGCCAAAACAGGGTATCAGAAAGGCTATGGTCACAAAATCACAGACTGGGAAGCATTCAAAAGCTTTGTGCAACAGCATCCAGATAAAACCCCGACAGAAATGGCAGAGTTGTGGTCGGATGATGTGAGTCGTCGCACTATATCGAGGATGTTGAAGAAGATAGGTTTTACTCGCAAAAAAGGCCTATGGGTATCAGGAAAGGGATGAACAGAAGCGGGAAGCATTGAGGCAAGAACTAGCAAGATTAAAACCCGAACAAATCATCTACTGTGATGAGTCAGGAATGGATGAGAGAGACGGTCAGTATGACTATGGCTATGGCCCTGAAGAGGAAAGAGTTTATGACCTCAAGTCAGGAAGCCGTCGCGGAAGAGTTAAAAGGATTGCCGCATGGAGTCGAGGCAAACTGTTTGCACCTTTTATTGTGGAAGACTCTTGTAACCCCCATGTGTTTGAGGTGTGGTTAGAGAACTGTTTGCTACCGGAATTAAAGCCCAATCAGATATTGATTTTGGATAATGCCACTTTCCATAAGGGAGGAAGGGTTGCAGAAATCCTGGCAAAGGCGAAATGTGAGGTGTGGTATCTGCCTCCCTATTCACCAAGACTTAAACAAGATTGCACAATGCTGATCTTGGCTAAAAAGTCGTATTTGGAAGCAACTCAGACATAGTCCATCCCTCAGAGATGCCATGGATATGACTCTGTGTACAGCAACTTCTTAACGTGAGTTCTGGATAAGGAAAGAAAAGGAGAAAGCCCATATCGTGGAAGTTGTAACGAATCCACGGCTTTCTCCCATGTCCAGTCTAGAGGCTCTGTTTTGCCATGTTGATGATTTCTGCCAAGTCTTTGAACCCTTATGGCATCAAGCGTT from [Leptolyngbya] sp. PCC 7376 includes:
- a CDS encoding DUF1825 family protein, which gives rise to MGFFDSEIVQQEAQSLFTDYQNLVQLGSEFGKFDREGKKMYIQQMEGVMDRYKIFMKRFELSDDFMAQMAVEQMKTQLGQFGMTPQQMFDQMNMTLERMKAQIPD
- a CDS encoding HAD family hydrolase, which produces MVVTKTIAFDFDGVLCDGLAEYFHSSAIACEEVFQVRLAQERLEQIRPAFYELRPVIETGWEMVALIGILLEGSETQIIWRDWQKTLRTALNNWGLTKKAFMVALDDVRDRQITTELDNWLSFHRFYDGMSACIAQLLADHKTKVYIITTKEARFAHQLLRHQDIHFPRGNIFGKETKQPKTQILKQLSNGDLSPFWFIEDRLKTLEKVQQDPELKYLKLFLATWGYNRPTDCENLVSKNITAVDLAAWPMAIAQFLAA
- a CDS encoding tRNA (5-methylaminomethyl-2-thiouridine)(34)-methyltransferase MnmD; translated protein: MSFDPKITEDGSYTYFSEEFQEHYHSFAGAKREAEEKFLIPCRIAVQAQTKPKLRLLDICYGLGHNTAASLTEIWRVNPECEVEVIALENDPAIASAACQNNLLSPWSPVVAELLGELSQAFSLQTSQLKAQLLIGDARQTIQQAIAQGFKADAIFLDPFSPPKCPQLWTIEFFQLIAQCLDDQGYVATYSCAAAIRQAMTLANLKFGGTPGVGRRSPGTLARFITKELQPVSQQEAEHLQTRAAIPYRDPTLMGDRQTILEQRILEQNQTDLESTSQWKKRWLKKLATDTKTTLP
- the cysC gene encoding adenylyl-sulfate kinase; amino-acid sequence: MEHRGVTVWFTGLSGAGKTTISQQIAKRLKKAGCKLEVLDGDIVRTNLTKGLGFSKEDRDENIRRIGFVSHLLTRNGVIVLVSAISPYREIRQEVRERVGDFVEVFANAPLAECEKRDVKGLYKRARAGEIKGFTGIDDPYEAPESPEVECRTDLEELKESVEKVLAKLTELGYLSA
- a CDS encoding TIGR03032 family protein: MNVGQTQVGDSEASEPLRSVHTQNFRDILVECGISLVISTYQADKVVVVRADRQELNTHFRVFEQPMGIAADHERLALGTAFEVWELRNVPAVAQKLDPPQKHDACYLPRDRHITGDIDIHEMAYCKDELWFVNTQFSCLCTLDRKNSFVPRWRPPFISAYDLGDRCHLNGLGVRDQKPRYITALGETNTPQGWRGNKRSGGILMDITTNETLARGLSMPHSPRWYRDRLWVLESGYGSLSTFNFKTGKLETIVQLPGFTRGLSFWGPLAFVGLSQVRETAIFSGLPITESMDSRYCGVWVVNIETAQIIAFLRFEDAVQEIFAVSILSGVRYPELINWDKTLLSSTFILPDEAIAEVDFSTLSTF